Proteins encoded by one window of Bacillota bacterium:
- a CDS encoding IS110 family transposase — CILCEVAWIITRQRKSYLCAWYWKMKQRKGAKKAIVALARKLLVIIYTILKTDTQYNESYFELRRVQTEQKRITRMVYELKKLGFEVRHPA, encoded by the coding sequence AATGCATCCTCTGTGAAGTAGCCTGGATAATAACCCGCCAGAGGAAATCATATCTGTGTGCATGGTATTGGAAGATGAAGCAGCGTAAAGGTGCTAAAAAAGCGATTGTAGCCCTTGCCAGGAAATTACTTGTAATCATATACACTATACTTAAAACTGATACACAGTATAACGAAAGTTATTTTGAATTACGCAGAGTTCAAACCGAGCAGAAACGAATTACAAGAATGGTTTATGAACTTAAAAAACTCGGTTTTGAAGTAAGACATCCTGCATAA